The genomic stretch ATGACGTAGTCAACTCCGTAAACAGGAAATGCGGTTACGAGCATAGTTCGAGCTACAATTCATTCgtgatattaaatatgttacatataaatattaaacaatatattataaatttgttaattatctacatgtaatattaataaatggttcagTTGGCTAATAATAGAATATCATTCGTGATATTaacttacatacaaaaataaacaatatattatgaatTCGTTAATTATCTACACGTAATATTAATCTATAccaaacataatacattatgttttcattcattattttgggcagaatttcattattatttctaagcGAGCATCCACTTCCTGCTTTCGACCTGTCATATCTTTGTGCATTAAGAACTGTATATCGCAatgattaatgtttatttgcaaatttaaattatttatgggtttttatttttatttacgcatgtacttgtatttaatgtattttgttttgtcacCAACTCAACACTTAAAGtttctttgaaaatgttgtcttagaattatgaattgataaagtgccatttttataagaactacatgacagctattgctttgttctgataacaaaacctttcacaataaattatgtgtacatatagaaataaaatatagagaTTACCTCATGTTAAAGAAAGTTGGAAGTCCAAAAGCGTTGGACTAAACAATATATGAAGAGGAATAAACTCAAAGAACATGAAGATAATGCAGTttgagtatttcattttattggtcatacaaaacagcagtttaacatcactgttttattagCAGAGGCCCACCTGTTGTGTCTTCCATTGTTACCACATACATTTAACAtgtaataatacacacacacacacacagtctggtttattatccttgtggggactctccataggtgcaatggtttttatactctccacactgtattttctatccccttaccctaaccctacccctaaacctaacccttacagaaaactttctgcatttttactttctcaaaaaaactcattctgtatgatttataagcttttgtacccatggggacctcaatttaggtccccacggTGACACTAgtccccatgagtctgtgtgtattcaggtttaggtccccacaaggatataaaaacaagtccacacacacacacacacaagttccCTCCAGGATAAAAAACAAGaccaacacacacaaacctttTGGGTTAACATTGATTCTCCCTTCTACTACGTTCCACAGGCATTCTAGCACTGGCACATAAAACAGGAGTCCATATCCTCTATACTGTCATAGAATCCTCTCAACCAGCCACGCCTCCCATTACCATAAAACCCAGAGTAGGATTTGaacaacattttgcatttgCTGCACTCTCTGATGTCAAAGGGCACCCGCAATTCAGCCTTGGATAATGCATTCCAGTTCTCCCAGTTCACAACACCTGtagccaaacacacacacacgagggCAGTCTTATTTTAACTACTTCACATCTCCTTATACAATCGCTCATTAGCGACATAATGAACGCAATGTTGTGATCAAACATTACAACTaatcaaataagacaaaactcgTAGCTCAACTACTCACCAACGCAGCGACAAACGAGTGGAAATAAAATCCTGCTGAGGGCGTTGACGTCATTAACCAATGATATAATTTGTGGGCGGGGCGACACATGTAGCCCTGCCCCACATGCAGCTCCACCccgttctgcaggctgcagccaGGACCTTCTcctgcagtgagcagtacttgaAATTCTCCCATACAGCGTTTTGATAGAAGATGCAATGGTCATAGAGCGACCGTTAATTTTTACATCAGAATGAAAACGCTACCAacgaacatttttaaatatcaccaaattatcatcatttttgtaaattaacaaAGATGCCACTTtagtaaattagtaaaatattaacCTCAGTTAAAGCCTAcgctatatatttaaatataaataatgcatgaaATAAACGTTAAAGCAGAAATAAGAAAGATGTAAACGGCATCGCATTTAAACTCGCTCTCTTCTCGAGCTCGTCGGTTCTCCGCATTGGATTGTGGTATATAGTGCTTCAGCGAGTGTACATCGGTTGTACACTCGAAATCAGAATGCATTGTGGGTAAAAAGTAGTGAATGAATGTAGGGAATGAAGTCTTTCAATCAGAATTCGGACAGCACTACAAAATGGCTGACGCCCGATAGTGCGCTAGTGGATAGTGAGCGGTTTCGGACACAGCTAAAgtcatactagaatcatgctagcaacatacttaTCATGGTaccaacatgataatcatgttacaaatctgctgacaacatgctaatcatgctaaaaatgttttagcaacatgctatcaacatgcttaCCACATTAAAACATGCTTATAACATGTTAACAAGATGCTAAACATGTCATGTTAGCATTACCTAGTGAAATGCTAAGGTATGCTAATTGCATGCTAATATCATGCTAATGACACGCTAGCTGTATTAAGTGTAGCATTAAATGATAAGTGTAGCGCAAAGATGAACATTAGAATCTTGTTAAAAATACTAGCatgatgctagcaacatggtaattgTGTTAAAAACACGCTAGCAACATGATATTCATGCTATAATGATATGCTACAAAAGCaaacatgctaaataaaaatgttaacaacatactaatcatgataaaaacatactagcaacatgttaaacatgctaaaatcatgaTAGCAATGTGttacaaacatgctaatcatgctaacaacattctaatcatgctaaaacatgctgattatgttaaaacatgtttgcaacatgctaacaaaatgttaataatgctaaaaacgtTAAcaaattttaagtgtttttaagtgtttaagTGTTAATGTGcttaatcatactagcaacatgtatttttttttttagcaagggtCCAGCTAATAGAAACATTCTTAGAACTTTGGCTAACATTTTGGCAAGGATCCCTCAAAGTTATGAATGAACATTCTTACAGTAACATTAAAAGAATGTTTGTTCGAAGTTATGTGGTCACTgataatgttttcaaaatgttagcacaaaaacatttgtacattgttcatagaattttattttctaaaatattttctttcgaTGTTCATCAACTTTTTTAGATGTTACAACTTTAGAAAGTATAGAGAccattaaaaagtaacatttacaTAATGTTTGCAGAATCATCTAATAGGATGCTTCATTAATGCTTGCATAACCAAGAcgaaaagtttttaaaacattaaaaaaaaatggacgtTTTGAATGTCCaaagaaaattcagaaataatgtattGTGTGTAATGAGAAATTTACCACAACATTTTTAGAACATATTTGTGATTCTATGAACGGTATCCTTTTTCCTGGGTAATAGTGTTGAAAATGTTAAGTAGCTTCAAAGTGTTTCAAATCTCTATCATATGTCTATACAGAAACtaattttccaaaataaatttACCTTGAGAAATATTAACTGGAGTAAAAGTTTGACAACCTAGCTCCAGTCTCCCTCATAATTAGATTAATATTGATTTCATCAGATTATCATATCATACTATTGCAAGCAACATAAAAGGGTAAAAGGTCAGGTATCACGCTTCTGTGATGGCATTCTGGAATGCTCCTAAAATCTTTAGCCTCCTTGTAAATTGTCTCTGTAATGTGACACTTAGGAGCATCTAAGTCACATGTATCCTCATTCTATTGCTCTTTACATCATTTACTTACATCACTTACCTGTAATTATGTGTAAAAAGTTGTTTCTATGGCCTGTTTGAGTTATTAAATCACACAATTAAATGCTTTAAGTAAATACTAGACCACAGATGGCTATAGTACAGTGCATTTTACGATTATTGAAATCATTTTATGACTCACTGACAATCCAAGAACTAAAAACACTTTCACAACACTTATAGAAATACTAGCTTCCATGACTGAAATGTGACAAATCATGAAATGTCGTGCGTAAGGGGTTGGAGGGcatataaaagtaatttttaatattaatttattatcgATATGGATCGCAGCACTCCATGGTACAGTGTGTTTTAATTGctctaaaacaataaataaaaatgcatttaaaacaaacaacacgAATAACATACGCATGCGCATTGGTGCTGTTGCGTGATGCTAGCAGTCGCTCACATGACGGTGGTGTTTCCTGCTGCGGTTACGAGAAACTAAACAAATCTGATCTAGTTAGTTTATCAGATGTAGATTTGGCACAGCAGCAGTTCAAACAGGTCGTATACATCTGCATCATAACGACAGTTATCTGAAGAGTCCGTTTGAAGACGCATATTGCACAGTCTGGTGTAATCTGTTTTTGTATCCAGTGTGTTTTGATTCACTTTGGCAAGAAATATGATCCCCATCATCCGCAAACAAAACATGCCCTCCGGAGCAATTTTTAGCCTGCTGTTAGGTAAGTTTGATTTCAGTATAGCGTATGTTGGGCTGTTTGTTCTGGTTATATTTTggttaattaatataataataagaagaaataataataagaaacggTTCAATCCACATATTTAAGGATGCTGTAGtgttttcttgtttaatttaaatgtttcaatttAATGTTTCTTTCCTGTGTCTTTTTTAAATGGCAATGTTTATTCCTGCAAAACCATGGCCTACGTCTGCTGTGTAGAAAAGCTGTTTCCCATTGGGAAGGGAACATTTTTGCACAttcatagatttaaaaaaaaaaaatggcttggTGAAGCAGCAGTTAGTAAACAAACACAATGCATCCATGTCAGTAGGTGTCAGTATAAAGTCTAAAACCACTTAATAATTAATAAGCATAGTGTAGCAAAAACTTCCTTAGTtcacctttaaaggagaagttcacttccagaatgaaaattacctGATTATTTACTAACCCCCATGTgatccaggatttttcttcatatagtgaacttcaatggtggcctccggttaaaggtccaaattgcagtttaaaagcaacttcaaagggctatactcaatcccagatgaggaataagggtcttaactaCTTAAACgatttgtcattttcttaaaaaaatacaaatttgtatactttttaaccacaaatgctcatcttgcactagctctgcgatacATGTCCAtagctgcgtttccattacccttcaaattgaGCAAATTGAAAAAATGCGCAATAGAAACACGTCAGTTTCGCTAAAACTCTCATAtatcgcaaaaaagtttttacgctcacatgaggtggttttttcaggcaattcgaaaaacTCCAATGGAAACAGCTTTTTCGTATTTACAGGTCCCATTGTGTACacaagtcacatgatcattctttaatCTACTAtaacctcaaaaaaaaacacctcatatGTGGCATCtcacacaagcattgactacacAATCCTTGCTATTAAAGCTTGGAtaaccccttatttacactgcacaagtcTATGAAGCTGATCGGAGCTACTCTAgtcaatgtttgtgtttataccgGGCGAGCCACGGCTCGTTTCAGAAGTGTCCCGGTACCGTCTCTCAACACTGCTTCTGTATAGATAGTGCGGTGGCTGCGACACATGTGTAAACCTACCAACATCCATCGGCATAGCTTACAACGAGAGGAAAAAAATACGATTTAATTGCATAACGTCGGATAAATGGAAACGCTGTCATTTCGCAACAGTTTTTTATTGACGTTTATAAAACAGCATAAAtgttttgtgcaaatctgtaatgtAAACGCACCtcatgacttcacgcattacataatcatgttggaaaggtcatgcatggttagttcttcatctgtgtactttggtttaaagaggtagggtagggcgaaaaactcaatctcattttctcctccaacttcaaaatcgtccaacatcgttgttttaactttttgtaaagggcgtttgaccttctttgcatgtttgcttttgtaaatactgggttggtacttccacctacgctATGCGTGCATTATTAGTAATGtgtgaggtcaagctagtgcaagatgagcatttgtgacagatcgtttcacttgataagacccttattcctcagccgGGATCACGTAGAACACTTttaagctgctttgaaactgcagtttggaccttcaagcCGTTGGCCATCATtaaagtccacaatatggagaaaaatcctggactgctttcctcaaaaaccttaatctcttatcgactgaagaaagaaagaaaaaaaagacatgaacatcttgcatgacatgagattaaattatcaggaaattttcgttatggaagtgaacttctccttaaaCCCTAACTGGTACTATAACTAATCTAaagcctttttaaaaaaaaaatactgttgttaccATTACAGCTCTCACTATACATCAAACTTTGACTGCTGATGTTCCGCCCACTGTGGTCGCCCCTGAAACCAGCTCTCCTCCGGTCTCTCCTGCAACCCCTGGACCCCCTGAGCGAGGCAGCTACAATGTCACCAATGCCACTGACGCTGTCTGTCTCTTGGCACGGATGGGATTGCAACTCAACATTAGCTTTATTTCGAGCTCTGGTGGCAAGGTACTTTCACAAATAACTTTCACTTTCATTGGACAAGTGTGGCTTGAAATATTCTGCTAAATATCTCCTTTTCCGTTCGGTGGGTAAACAgacaaacttattttaaatgacatgagCTTGAGTAGAcaatcacagatttttttttttattattattaaatgtaccTTTAATTTTCCAGTCTTAGCTTGTTATACATCTGAGATAACACAGAAAAAGGATAAATACCAGTTATATTGCCACTGTTAACAATTCTTGGgttgttttgtaaataaaaggATTTGCTGGGATTAAGGGATTAGTATGACCATTCCAAGTAATTCAGAATAATGAAGGTTTAATcctcatttgtaaatgtaatctaaatgtaaacatatcTTGCTTTTTAGACTGTCCAGGAGGTCTTGAACCTGCATCCAAACCTGGTTAAATCCTCTGGATCCTGCGATCCGGACAGTGCGACTCTCATACTCAATGAGGACAACATTACTCTAACTTTTAGTTTCTCTTTGGTAAGTTTTGAATCTCCTCCGTTATTTCCCCAAATGCCCTCTTAAATTATCCAGACCCTGTTGGTGTCCTTATAACATATGAAATATGCTTGTTTCCTTTTCAGAATTCCACATCAAACAAGTATCATCTTAGTGGGTTGGAGCTGTCAGCTGCATTGCCTGATATGCCTAGTAAGTTATTCTAGGCTACTAGAACTCATGGCtagaaatagttttattttttaattatctgaaattttttcttttttttttgtatagagCGTCTTGTTTTCAGGAACACCACTCTGAATTACATGGTGGGAACCCTGGGCCACTCTTACATGTGTCAGAAGGAGACAACCTTGAGCGTTACACAAAATTTCTCTCTCAACACCTTCCAGCTTCAAGTGCAACCTTTCGGTGTCAATGGAGATTTTGGATCAGGTATTTTTGTCCCTTTTCTCTCTTTTATCTCTCAGTTTTGTCCTTTAATTCTTCATGGAATGTTCTGGGTTTAACACAATTTCAgtcatgcccctttgccagctgtgatgcctggttactggtttaaacttggcccaggttattaaaagatttttgggtcagcacatcttaatagcttcaacaattgattagCAATTAAGTGTAGagtacaatgaatttaggcccagattatgcagagttgtaatagctgctaatggtggatattttgatgaatcgaaaattcaagtttttttccatgtataaactgtttatataataaaatatatttttgtagtttgtgttgtcccttatcagtgcaaaattatcacaaattaaaaaggattcatgccaatattgtccaaaaccccacttttctagggcttTTCCGaacttttttgggggggggggggggggaattatacaaatgaatatttttattttagcaggaatgctttaaaggggtcatcggatgcccattttccacaagttgatatgattctttagggtcttaatgaaaagtctataatatactttggttaaaaattctgaatggtagtgtaaaacaacaccctttctaccttgccaaaatcagctctgaaaaattcatcctgttctggtcgaggttgcattaaatgttaatgagctctgctcgccccgcccctctcttctctctgtggagtgacaagccttagtagtttaaactaatattgctttaaaacacaaaacagatgCATTTTTTGGCAGAATATCTGAGGTGGAacctgtaaaggcacagccctattctggaaaaggggtcggggagcagcagctcatttgcatttaaagagacatgcacaaaaacagtcttaccacttccactcaaaataggcattttcaaaatgatataatgaatgatctgtggggtagtTTGGTCTGAAACttaacagacacattctgggaaCACATGatacttatattacatcttgtaaaaaggagcATAATAGCTCACCTTTAactttttcttatatatatatatatatatatgccaccGTCTCCCCTTCTCTCCTCTCACCTCTTCTCTCTGCCTCTTGTTCTAGCTGAGGAGTGTGAGCTAGATGAGGACGACATGTTGATTCCCATTATTGTGGGTGCTGCACTGGCTGTTCTAGTGCTCATCGTGATCCTGGCCTACCTTATTGGCAGGAACAGAAGTCATGCGGGCTACCAGACCATCTAACCTCATTTCATCTTCAAGCCAGGATGTGTGGGCACCACTGATTTCTGCTCTCTTCTGGACTCAACAACACTACAACTGCAGCCGCCTAGTTTTTAAACTGCCCTGCCCTCTGCTGGTGTCTCACCCTGCCACCGCTCAGGTGGACCTGCGCTTCCTGGACTTTCTGTTGTATTATGTTAAACATAGTATAATTAATGCATACTTAAAAGGTGCAGGGCAAAAGCAAAGATGTGTTTGTGGCTGTAGGTCATTGCTAAGGTATTGTTTCCAGAAACCAGATTATGCTTATCTAGAGGAATGCCTGGTGTTTGTTGTCATTTAGGCTTAATCTGGATTAGAATGCATATGATCTGTTTGGTACCTCATATTCTTAAATTTAaccttatttatataaatatgagggATTATAATGATGTTGTTACTGCTCAGTCTAAAAGGGACTACATATTTAACACTACATCCTGTCGTTTGTGATTTGTGAAGTTCTCATTTGGGGTTGAACACTACAAAACAGGTCTGCTTTTGAAATTCATTTGgagaataataattaatttactattattaacaAAGCCTTGCATAACAGCTTTGAGTCAGATGTTAATTAGGCACGGCGTTTTAATGTAGAGAAATTCTACATCTAGCATGGATTTTGCCAGATACAAATGATACAGATGAAATATCCACTTTCTAGAGTAGAATATCCTTCAGTATCTTTACATAGCTCTGTGTCCCCCTCATACTACGTATCAAAACTGTATAGCTTGCTTGCTTCCATTTAGCATTGTATTTGCACTCATTCAGAAATGTTCAAAGGGAAATTCTGCTAGAGTAAGGAAATATTATGGTTTTACACTACTGGATGGACAAAGGGTACAATTCACACTAACACAGAATGTTCTGAATAACTTGAAGTAGGTTTACACTATTATAGACCCAGGTCAATGGTTAACTGTTACAAACACAAGGAGTGCACTGAGTTAAACACGCTTTGTCATATGGTGGATGAATCTCTCTCCATTCTGATGCGCCTTCGTATGGATTGACTGTATAAATGGAGTTGTTGTGGATTTTGAAGTGTTGCCTTGATTGCTATGAAGTTCATGTTTTAAGGGAATGCAATTCTAAGTTTctaaataaagtgaaaaataaaagacaagaaAATGAGCTTGCTTGCTAAATATCTTttagttaaaacattttatttcatcaaCAGTAAATGTGAACAGAAAACTGATTGTTATTAGTAACACAATTCAGTAGGtcagcaaattaaaaaaaaaaaaaaatccccttaAAGGGACcgttcacttaaaaatgaaaattctgtcatttactcaccttcaaaatatgtacttttgcgttttacagaaaagaaaatcatacaggttttgaaTAATATGCCTCCAgtaaatgtcaacatttttgaGGTTAaatacggttcaaaagtttggtgtcactaaattatttatttatatcaggggtgtcaaactcagttcctggagggccacagccctgcagagttttgttccaaccttgctccatCACACTGctgttttcaattaagcctgaaggacttgattagttggatcaggtgtgtttaattagggttgcatctaaaatctgcagggctgtggccctccaggactggagtttgacacccctgatttatatcaaataaattattttctattaatcaaagaatatGTCTTACGGTATCcgcaaaatattactattaagcaacataaatgttttcaacataaaaaatgttgttcaccaaatcagcatattaaaatgaattctgaaggatcatgtaacactgaagactggagaaatgtacatctttaaacatttcaatataaatagaaaacagttattttaaattgtaaacgacacttaatattactgtttcgctgtatttttggtcaaataaatgcaggcttcgtaagcaagagacttctttcaaaaacattaaaaaatcttactaaccccagacttttgaatggtagtataaccctgtcattttaaaaaatatatatatcatacaAATActaacatacactaccagtcaaaaggttttgaacagtaatttggtttgatccaaagtacagcaaaaacagtaacattttgaaatattttactatgtaaaataactcttttctatttgaatatattttaaaatgtaatttattcttgtgatttcaaagttgaatttttagcatcattactccagtcttcagtgtcacatgactctacagaaatcattctaatattctgatttgctgttcaagaaacactttatattattattatcaatatttaaaacagttgagtacatttttcaggagtctttgatgaatagaaagatccaaatatcagcatttatctgaaataaaaatcttttgtaacattatacactacaccattcaaaagctttttatttaaaaaaaaaacaaaacattttttttttaaaaaattatagaaattgatTATTTaacaaagatgctttaaattgatcaaaagtgatgataaagacatttataatgttacaatgttctatttcagataaatactgtttttctaagaaagaaagaaattctactctaagaaataaaaaagaaataaattctacttctaataataataataatttttttgagcagcaaatcagcatattacaaatttctgaaagatcatgtgacaaaaattcagctttgaaatcacaagaataaattacattttaaaatatattcaaatagaaagcagttattttaaatagtaaaatatttcaaattattaatgtttttgctgtactttggatcaaataaatgcaggctgggtgagcagaagagacttctttaaaaaaatcttattgttcaaaaacttttaactggtagtgtacagttaagttttttaagtaaGTAATTAATTCTCATCTCTCATGCTGTCAGAACTGTATGTCCATGTTCACCATTTAGTCTGAAGGATTTAGTAGTTTTAGGCAGAAGTAATGCGATTCCTACACATCTTCCTGAGTTTAGTAATTGTTGCTGTAGAGAGGCCTCCTGGCTCCATAAAGATTTTCTGAAGGTAGATGACAAACACATATTCTTCAGAACAACACATCATTATAAAGAATTCTGCAAGTAGTTAGTGAATAAACAGCATCCACAGAATTTACCTGCATGAATGTATGGCAGTCCTCCACGTACTCCCCGTGAGTGATTTGTTTAAAGCGTTCACAGATTTCTGAGAGACTCTGTGCCTGTGAGATGAGGTTCTGATGGTGACGAATCAACGTCAAAGCCACACGGAACAAGATCTTGGATCCCTCGTAAAAAAGGCAGTCCCATATTCTCAACACTGTCTGAGAAAACACACGGCTATCAATCATTACATTCAATTTTGGAATTATAAACCCCACCTATGCTACATAAAACCAACTAATGATTTCAGAATTGTTGAATGACTACAAaacactttttctttctttacaaAGTACATTTGAGTTAATCCTCACCTCTACAGGAAGTATGTCAACATATAGGCAGATGAACCAGCGCGAGACCACCAGGGTCCACATTACATCATGGCGATTCATGACCTGCCAGACAGCAGGAACCTTCATCCTGACAAGCTCTCCAAGCACCTCTTGATCCATTTTAAGCCCTAGCATTGTTGGTGTGTAATagtctaaaaaagaaaatatatatatttatatatacagtcatgtgaaaaagttaggacaccctactgaattccatggttttccgtatcaggacatcattaaaaaaaactggtccttggctggtcttaaaatttggaaataaaacctcagatgaaccagtttgctggtctggagacttca from Labeo rohita strain BAU-BD-2019 chromosome 9, IGBB_LRoh.1.0, whole genome shotgun sequence encodes the following:
- the lamp1b gene encoding lysosome-associated membrane glycoprotein 1b — its product is MIPIIRKQNMPSGAIFSLLLALTIHQTLTADVPPTVVAPETSSPPVSPATPGPPERGSYNVTNATDAVCLLARMGLQLNISFISSSGGKTVQEVLNLHPNLVKSSGSCDPDSATLILNEDNITLTFSFSLNSTSNKYHLSGLELSAALPDMPKRLVFRNTTLNYMVGTLGHSYMCQKETTLSVTQNFSLNTFQLQVQPFGVNGDFGSAEECELDEDDMLIPIIVGAALAVLVLIVILAYLIGRNRSHAGYQTI